Proteins encoded in a region of the Mucispirillum schaedleri ASF457 genome:
- a CDS encoding ribonuclease H1 domain-containing protein, translating to MYYAVKKGRETGIFESWEECQKQITGFSGAEFKKFKILHQAEEYLSADSLNDEKNDDLSGLHAYIDGSFSEKQTEAGFGAVILYNGEIIHTIKGSSKKYIDMRNVAGELFAAAVSIKWAVENKYKSITLHHDYSGIAYWAKGQWKRKQEGTINYKKFIDEISEKINIYFVKVKGHSGDIYNDMADKLAKEAINITDE from the coding sequence ATGTATTATGCAGTAAAAAAAGGCAGAGAAACAGGTATATTTGAAAGCTGGGAAGAATGCCAAAAACAAATCACTGGTTTTTCTGGAGCAGAATTTAAAAAATTTAAAATACTTCATCAAGCAGAAGAATATTTATCTGCTGACAGCTTAAATGATGAAAAAAATGATGATTTAAGCGGTCTTCATGCTTATATTGACGGCAGTTTTTCTGAAAAACAGACAGAAGCTGGCTTTGGTGCCGTTATTTTATATAATGGAGAAATAATACACACAATAAAAGGCAGCAGCAAAAAATATATAGATATGCGTAATGTAGCAGGGGAACTTTTTGCAGCAGCTGTATCTATTAAATGGGCTGTAGAAAATAAATATAAAAGTATAACACTGCATCATGACTATTCAGGTATTGCTTACTGGGCAAAAGGACAGTGGAAACGCAAACAGGAAGGCACTATCAATTATAAAAAATTTATTGATGAAATATCTGAAAAAATAAATATTTATTTTGTAAAAGTAAAAGGACATTCTGGAGATATATATAATGATATGGCAGATAAACTTGCAAAAGAAGCAATAAATATTACAGATGAATAA
- a CDS encoding YolD-like family protein, producing MDNDSCKYYGDIINMPHRISNIHAPMNVLNRAAQFAPFSALPGHSEAVKETERITETSYSLDEEEKERINYILQNILYNTNAVNNIYVKYFIADERKSGGRFVKVTGIIKKIDTYNRLIIVNDTKINIDDIMDISIL from the coding sequence ATGGATAATGACAGCTGTAAATATTATGGGGATATTATAAATATGCCACACAGAATATCTAATATACATGCTCCAATGAATGTATTAAATCGTGCTGCCCAGTTTGCACCATTTTCTGCCCTGCCAGGTCATAGCGAAGCTGTGAAAGAAACAGAAAGAATTACAGAAACATCTTACAGTCTTGATGAAGAAGAAAAGGAAAGAATTAATTATATTTTGCAGAATATTTTATATAATACTAATGCTGTAAATAATATATATGTAAAATATTTTATAGCAGATGAGAGAAAAAGCGGTGGCAGATTTGTAAAAGTAACTGGCATTATCAAAAAAATAGATACTTATAACAGACTTATTATTGTTAATGATACAAAAATTAATATTGATGACATTATGGATATAAGCATACTATAA
- a CDS encoding DNA methylase yields the protein MEINVSERVYLCIDLKSFYASVECVDLGLNPITTNLVVADKSRSEKTICLAVTPALKYFGITGRPRLFEVIQKVKNINQERLIHLPFRQFTGKSYNITELQHNPSLALAFIAAPPRMAHYIKYSTLVYEIYLKYIAPEDIHVYSIDEVFIDITSYLKVYNITPYNLAKMMIQDIYKKTGITAVAGIGTNLYLAKIALDIMAKITLPDEDGVRIAYLDEILYRYKLWTHKPITDFWRIGKGYAEKLEKYGIFTMGDIAKCSISHHDFYNEELLYKLFGINAELLIDHAWGYEPCTMAHIKAYKSESKSIGSAQVLHSPYTSEKARTVAKEMADILSLDLVEKGLVTNQIILAVSYDVENLSRNDLPAYNGDLKIDRYGRIKPKSAHGTINLESYTSSTKDIVAAVSSLYDSIVDKNLWIRRISVIFNHVIPENTYQSENKPLTILDFLEEDKKADDKSRLKEKDIQKTLINIKKRFGKNSVIKCMNLFDGATAMDRNNQIGGHIA from the coding sequence ATGGAGATAAATGTGTCAGAACGGGTTTATTTATGTATAGACTTAAAATCTTTTTATGCTTCTGTGGAATGTGTTGATTTAGGGCTTAACCCAATAACTACTAATCTTGTAGTGGCAGATAAATCCCGCAGTGAAAAAACAATATGCTTAGCAGTTACTCCAGCTTTAAAATATTTTGGAATAACTGGAAGACCGCGTCTTTTTGAAGTGATACAGAAGGTAAAAAATATTAATCAGGAAAGGCTTATTCATTTGCCATTTAGACAGTTTACTGGAAAATCATACAATATTACAGAGCTGCAGCATAATCCAAGCCTTGCTCTTGCTTTTATTGCAGCACCGCCTAGAATGGCTCATTATATAAAATACAGCACATTAGTTTATGAAATATATTTAAAATATATTGCTCCTGAAGATATACATGTTTATTCCATAGATGAAGTTTTTATAGATATAACAAGTTATTTAAAAGTATATAATATTACACCATACAATCTTGCTAAAATGATGATACAGGATATTTATAAAAAAACAGGTATTACAGCTGTAGCAGGTATTGGCACAAATCTCTATCTTGCAAAAATTGCACTTGATATTATGGCAAAAATTACTCTGCCAGATGAAGATGGTGTCCGTATCGCTTATCTTGATGAAATACTTTACCGTTATAAGCTATGGACCCATAAGCCAATAACTGATTTCTGGCGGATAGGCAAAGGATATGCAGAAAAACTTGAAAAGTATGGCATATTTACTATGGGGGATATTGCAAAATGCTCTATCAGCCACCATGATTTTTATAATGAAGAACTGCTTTATAAACTTTTTGGTATAAATGCAGAGCTTTTAATAGACCACGCATGGGGATACGAACCATGCACTATGGCGCATATTAAAGCATATAAGTCAGAAAGCAAAAGTATAGGTTCAGCACAGGTATTGCACAGTCCATATACAAGCGAAAAAGCACGCACAGTAGCAAAAGAAATGGCAGATATTTTATCCCTTGATTTAGTAGAAAAAGGACTTGTTACAAACCAGATAATTTTAGCAGTTAGTTATGATGTTGAAAATTTATCAAGGAATGATTTACCAGCATATAATGGAGATTTAAAAATAGATAGATATGGCAGGATTAAACCAAAAAGTGCTCATGGCACTATCAATTTAGAAAGTTATACATCATCTACAAAAGATATAGTTGCAGCAGTATCTTCCCTTTATGACAGCATTGTAGACAAAAATTTATGGATTAGAAGAATAAGTGTTATATTTAATCATGTAATACCAGAAAATACATATCAATCAGAGAATAAGCCATTAACAATATTAGATTTCTTAGAAGAAGATAAAAAAGCTGATGATAAAAGCAGACTGAAAGAGAAAGATATACAGAAAACTTTAATCAATATAAAAAAGCGGTTTGGCAAAAATTCAGTAATAAAATGTATGAATCTTTTTGATGGTGCTACTGCAATGGATAGAAATAATCAGATAGGTGGTCATATAGCATAA
- the aspA gene encoding aspartate ammonia-lyase, translating to MAEFRMEHDFLGDKEVPIDAYYGVQTLRAIENFPITGYRIHPALIKCMAIVKKAAALANAKIGELEKDKAEAIAKAADDVIAGKFNDWFLVDPIQGGAGTSINMNTNEVIANRALEIIGESKGNYKVISPNSHVNMAQSTNDSFPTAAHLTIAMLLDELIAVMKEMQDMMLKKAKEFDGMIKMGRTHLQDAVPIRLGQEFKAHAAVVGRDIKRLTNAREHMLTVNMGATAVGTGLNAEPEYIKEVVKQLGEISGLPVKGAEDLVDGTQNCDSYLEVSALLKVCMTSMSKICNDLRLMASGPRCGLLELNLPPRQPGSSIMPGKVNPVIAEVINQIAFQVIGNDVTVTMGVEAGQFELNVMEPIFVFNVIQSLTIMANGFRVFTKYLLKDLTANPERMKAYVENSVGIVTAINPHVGYETAAQLAREAYVSGKPIRELILRDKVLTEEEINIILDPVGMTTPGISGAELKHKK from the coding sequence ATGGCTGAATTTCGTATGGAACATGATTTTTTAGGAGATAAAGAGGTTCCAATAGATGCTTATTATGGTGTGCAGACATTAAGAGCTATTGAAAACTTTCCTATTACAGGTTATAGAATACATCCTGCATTAATTAAATGTATGGCTATTGTTAAAAAAGCTGCTGCACTTGCTAATGCAAAAATTGGCGAGCTTGAAAAAGATAAAGCAGAAGCTATTGCAAAAGCTGCTGATGATGTTATTGCTGGTAAATTTAACGACTGGTTTTTAGTTGACCCTATTCAGGGCGGTGCAGGCACATCTATCAATATGAATACAAATGAAGTTATTGCTAACCGTGCATTAGAGATTATAGGCGAAAGCAAGGGTAATTATAAAGTTATTTCTCCAAACTCTCATGTTAATATGGCTCAAAGCACAAATGACTCTTTTCCTACTGCAGCACATTTAACTATTGCTATGCTGCTTGATGAATTAATAGCAGTAATGAAAGAAATGCAGGATATGATGCTTAAAAAAGCAAAAGAATTTGACGGTATGATTAAAATGGGCAGAACTCATTTGCAGGATGCAGTGCCTATAAGATTAGGTCAGGAATTTAAAGCACATGCAGCTGTTGTTGGCAGAGATATTAAACGCTTAACTAATGCTAGAGAACACATGCTTACAGTAAATATGGGTGCTACTGCTGTTGGAACTGGTCTTAATGCAGAGCCTGAATATATTAAAGAAGTTGTTAAACAGCTTGGAGAGATTTCAGGTCTTCCTGTTAAAGGTGCTGAAGATTTAGTTGACGGCACTCAAAACTGTGATTCATATCTTGAAGTAAGTGCTTTATTGAAAGTATGCATGACAAGTATGTCTAAAATATGTAACGATTTACGCTTAATGGCTTCTGGTCCAAGATGTGGTTTACTTGAATTAAATCTTCCACCTCGTCAGCCAGGCAGCTCTATTATGCCGGGTAAAGTTAATCCTGTAATAGCAGAAGTTATTAATCAGATAGCATTCCAAGTTATTGGTAATGATGTTACAGTTACAATGGGTGTTGAAGCTGGTCAGTTTGAGTTAAATGTTATGGAGCCAATATTTGTATTTAATGTTATCCAGTCATTAACTATTATGGCAAATGGTTTCAGAGTTTTTACTAAATATCTGCTTAAAGATTTAACAGCAAATCCTGAAAGAATGAAAGCTTATGTTGAAAACTCTGTTGGTATTGTTACAGCTATTAACCCACATGTCGGTTATGAAACAGCTGCACAGCTTGCTAGAGAAGCATATGTTTCTGGCAAACCAATTAGAGAACTTATTTTAAGGGATAAAGTGCTTACAGAAGAAGAAATTAATATTATTTTAGACCCTGTAGGTATGACAACTCCGGGTATTTCTGGGGCAGAATTAAAACATAAAAAATAG
- a CDS encoding cupin domain-containing protein, with protein sequence MQKELTTADILIEKLNLAPHAEGGYFRRYYQSSKYIIKDDNTKCRAGSAIYYLLKQGQFSAWHSIMSDEIWHYYKGGLLEIYEIKKDGSLNYHKLGDSLIYNNASYSAVIESGSIFAAKIIDGEYVLTGCSLHPEFSYDDFILYKKDEMLLKYPKYSDIINMFY encoded by the coding sequence ATGCAGAAAGAATTAACTACTGCTGATATTTTAATTGAAAAATTAAACCTTGCTCCACATGCAGAAGGCGGATATTTTAGAAGATATTACCAATCCAGCAAATATATCATAAAAGATGATAATACCAAATGCAGAGCAGGAAGTGCAATATACTATCTTTTGAAACAAGGTCAGTTTTCTGCATGGCATTCAATAATGTCTGATGAAATATGGCATTATTATAAAGGCGGTCTTTTAGAGATATATGAAATCAAAAAAGACGGCTCACTTAATTATCATAAACTTGGTGACAGTCTTATATATAATAATGCGTCATACAGTGCTGTTATAGAAAGCGGAAGTATTTTTGCTGCAAAAATTATTGATGGGGAATATGTATTAACTGGGTGCAGCCTGCATCCAGAATTTTCTTATGATGATTTTATTCTTTATAAAAAAGATGAAATGCTTTTAAAATATCCAAAATATTCTGACATTATTAATATGTTTTACTAA
- a CDS encoding AEC family transporter codes for MGFLDSIQSIISVYLLIAAGYILTKKDILSTEFGSRIAWLVVNLTFPAYILSALPYQFTKAQFMESAGGIFAALIATAVLYPLGYTAGKIFKVKNENMGVFLALFVYSNVVFIGLPVNQALFGDSSVAYVLEYYIANTILFWTLGVYSIQKSSGSGKGSINLKALLTPSLTATVVAIIFVLAGFKLPEMLQKPASMLGSMTSPLATLFIGMVFAEMKLSDFKITKDFWAVMTGRFVISPFAVFLIMMFFTSFNAERQEVYILQAAMPAMNQVTILSKYYGCDYKYSTILTAWSFVVSMIALPLYVISFQYLF; via the coding sequence ATGGGGTTTTTAGATTCTATCCAAAGTATTATATCAGTATATTTATTAATTGCAGCAGGCTATATTCTTACCAAAAAAGATATTTTATCTACTGAGTTTGGTTCACGCATTGCATGGCTTGTTGTTAATCTTACATTTCCTGCTTATATTTTATCAGCCTTGCCTTATCAGTTTACAAAAGCACAGTTTATGGAATCAGCAGGTGGTATTTTTGCTGCATTAATTGCAACAGCAGTTCTTTATCCATTAGGATATACAGCTGGTAAGATTTTTAAAGTTAAAAATGAAAATATGGGTGTATTTTTAGCCTTGTTTGTATATTCTAATGTTGTCTTTATTGGTCTTCCAGTAAATCAGGCATTGTTTGGAGACAGCTCTGTTGCCTATGTTCTTGAATACTACATTGCAAACACTATTCTTTTTTGGACCCTTGGTGTTTATTCTATCCAAAAATCATCAGGCAGTGGAAAAGGCAGTATTAATTTAAAGGCACTGTTAACACCATCACTTACAGCAACAGTTGTAGCAATAATATTTGTCCTTGCTGGTTTTAAACTTCCAGAAATGCTGCAAAAACCAGCCAGTATGCTTGGCAGTATGACTTCACCATTAGCCACATTATTTATAGGTATGGTCTTTGCTGAAATGAAATTATCTGATTTTAAAATTACAAAAGATTTCTGGGCAGTAATGACAGGAAGATTTGTTATATCTCCATTTGCTGTTTTTCTGATTATGATGTTTTTTACATCATTTAATGCAGAAAGGCAGGAAGTATATATTTTACAGGCTGCAATGCCAGCTATGAATCAAGTTACAATATTAAGCAAATATTATGGATGTGATTATAAATATTCTACAATACTTACTGCATGGTCATTTGTGGTTAGTATGATAGCACTGCCATTATATGTAATATCATTTCAATACTTATTTTAG
- a CDS encoding DNA-3-methyladenine glycosylase: MILDKNFFQKDVVTLAKSLLGKVLCRKIDNFILKARIIETEAYSKSEPASHSSLGYSLNRAAMFMEAGTIYMYHSRAGASFNISALGYGDAVLVKSGICFLDNDYNTLAFIQQINKKNGKLRDIHYLASGQTLLCKSLMIERMLWDKKSFNGELYIENIGYIPENILISSRLGIPKGRDNALLPYRYIDKEFLKYATKGRCKFY, translated from the coding sequence ATGATATTAGATAAAAATTTTTTTCAAAAAGATGTTGTAACACTTGCTAAATCGCTGCTTGGAAAAGTATTATGCAGAAAAATAGATAATTTTATATTAAAAGCAAGAATTATTGAAACAGAAGCATACAGCAAATCAGAACCTGCAAGCCATTCAAGTCTTGGGTATTCCTTAAATCGTGCAGCTATGTTTATGGAGGCTGGCACAATATATATGTATCACAGCAGGGCAGGGGCATCATTTAACATAAGTGCATTAGGATATGGTGATGCTGTCCTTGTAAAATCGGGTATATGTTTTCTTGATAATGATTATAATACACTTGCTTTTATACAGCAGATAAATAAAAAAAATGGAAAATTACGAGATATACATTATCTTGCTTCTGGACAGACCTTGCTTTGTAAAAGTCTAATGATTGAAAGAATGTTATGGGATAAAAAATCATTTAATGGTGAATTATATATAGAAAATATTGGATATATACCTGAAAATATCCTTATTTCATCAAGACTTGGTATCCCAAAGGGCAGGGATAATGCTTTATTGCCATATAGATATATTGATAAAGAGTTTCTAAAATATGCTACAAAAGGCAGATGTAAGTTTTATTAA
- a CDS encoding DUF3781 domain-containing protein: MEKELLINLEKLHTTKLGIIRIKKNLCLNDYEDVIEWCKRKISQKKINTVRKGKNWYISFDDCIITVNACSFTIITAHKKKYKS; the protein is encoded by the coding sequence ATGGAAAAGGAATTATTAATAAATCTTGAAAAACTTCATACTACAAAGCTTGGTATCATTAGAATAAAAAAGAATTTATGTTTAAATGATTATGAAGATGTTATTGAATGGTGTAAAAGAAAAATATCTCAAAAAAAGATTAATACAGTTAGAAAAGGCAAAAATTGGTATATATCTTTTGATGACTGCATTATAACTGTTAATGCGTGCAGTTTTACTATTATTACTGCACATAAAAAAAAATATAAATCATAA
- a CDS encoding PepSY-like domain-containing protein, with protein sequence MKKLFVTFFTAVISLFAFTAFAADMLIQPNQLPQNSQQFISKTFKNANIVAAKRDKNSFEAILNTGAKIEFNLSGEWEEIEAYSALPDGLLPAAVEKAAKSQGGQIIKIDKDFGYYEVKLNNNLELKIDMNGNILKRKMD encoded by the coding sequence ATGAAAAAACTATTTGTAACATTTTTTACAGCAGTCATCTCACTGTTTGCATTTACTGCATTTGCTGCTGATATGCTTATTCAGCCAAATCAGCTGCCACAAAACTCTCAACAGTTTATAAGCAAAACTTTTAAAAATGCAAATATTGTTGCAGCTAAAAGGGATAAAAACAGTTTTGAAGCTATCCTTAATACTGGTGCAAAAATTGAGTTTAATTTAAGTGGTGAATGGGAAGAAATAGAAGCATATTCTGCATTACCTGATGGACTTTTACCTGCTGCAGTTGAAAAAGCAGCAAAAAGCCAAGGCGGTCAAATCATTAAAATAGACAAAGATTTTGGATATTATGAAGTAAAATTAAATAACAATCTTGAATTAAAAATTGATATGAATGGTAATATTTTAAAAAGAAAAATGGACTAA
- a CDS encoding PepSY-like domain-containing protein, translating to MKKILVLTAAFLMTASLAFADMVIAPDALPANVKQFIQANFPTSNIMFAEQDYDSIEVKLNTGVEVEFYINGDWKEIKAYQNFPTAVLPAPVADAVKNAHPQAFIIKAEKTWNGFEIKTSNMMEIYITANGQIMGQKFDD from the coding sequence ATGAAAAAAATCTTAGTTTTAACAGCAGCATTTTTAATGACAGCAAGTCTTGCTTTTGCAGATATGGTTATTGCACCAGATGCACTTCCTGCAAATGTTAAGCAATTTATTCAAGCAAATTTTCCTACTTCTAATATTATGTTTGCAGAGCAGGATTATGATAGTATTGAAGTAAAATTAAATACAGGTGTAGAAGTTGAATTTTATATAAATGGTGATTGGAAAGAAATTAAAGCATACCAAAACTTTCCAACAGCAGTTTTACCTGCCCCAGTTGCAGATGCAGTAAAAAATGCTCATCCTCAGGCTTTTATTATAAAAGCAGAAAAAACATGGAATGGTTTTGAAATAAAAACAAGTAATATGATGGAAATATATATTACTGCAAATGGTCAAATAATGGGACAAAAATTTGATGATTAA
- a CDS encoding methyl-accepting chemotaxis protein, with the protein MLRFTIAKKINTFTIILVLTCILASSFSIIASIKGINEAETLDEVSLSANLLLTAVKTNVLNVNSDVSKYVITGDQKYIENMQKAIDSDNLAQFKNIVSKNPKMFYDYNQLDEFYSGVEDFAVSSQKVTNSFKLLKDNGDTFLTTANDLFTATERIQNRTANRMEDYIDRNDQERILNFFKLSFLLGEAKEHALETVSIANTILSGATYSMEVYNSIYLQINEMREHIQEARKVARLRESIDDLTYISNKIVELEKMAKNAEPLFSEFSSSMGKVNTSKDTLFFQLEEYERLSADDVRIAADNIIASQKKALLTSSFFAVLAIILAFIVILSLNISVIKPLDVLVARISNLTNGDGDLTKRIDIKSKDEFGELAAHVNSFIENVQIIIKEVKDATNEVASGNNELAATMEELSTTFDSQAKQISDMVLSMDTVRDISNETSQALDTNMDILEGAAVKTQSGADQLNGVQQDMMTIKNETVSLEAVISELADSSNQIGEILSVINDIANQTNLLALNAAIEAARAGEAGRGFAVVADEVRKLAERTQHATGKIESIIGSLQQKSNLASVEMTKSVESVQAGVDNIGETNEGFKSAVESVMDLHREMKTVAESVSNQYSTILTVVDNTQVIAAGIEESNQAVSEVNRTVAHLQERTDGLKMLISKFNV; encoded by the coding sequence ATGTTAAGATTCACTATTGCAAAAAAAATTAATACTTTTACTATTATACTTGTTTTAACATGTATTTTAGCAAGTTCATTCTCTATAATAGCTAGTATAAAAGGGATAAATGAAGCTGAAACTCTTGATGAAGTCAGTTTATCTGCGAATTTACTGCTTACTGCTGTTAAAACTAATGTATTAAATGTTAATTCTGATGTGAGCAAGTATGTAATTACTGGTGATCAAAAATATATTGAGAATATGCAAAAAGCAATAGATTCTGATAATTTAGCTCAGTTTAAAAATATAGTGAGTAAAAATCCTAAAATGTTTTATGATTATAATCAGTTAGATGAATTTTATAGTGGTGTTGAAGATTTTGCTGTAAGCTCCCAAAAGGTAACTAATTCTTTTAAATTACTTAAAGATAATGGTGATACTTTCCTTACTACTGCTAATGATTTATTCACAGCTACTGAGAGAATACAAAACAGAACTGCTAATCGTATGGAAGATTATATTGATAGAAATGATCAAGAGCGTATTCTTAATTTTTTTAAACTTTCTTTTTTACTTGGTGAAGCAAAAGAGCATGCTTTAGAAACAGTATCTATTGCTAATACAATACTTTCAGGGGCTACTTACAGTATGGAAGTATATAATTCTATTTATCTGCAAATAAATGAAATGAGAGAACATATACAAGAAGCAAGAAAAGTAGCAAGATTAAGAGAATCTATAGATGATTTAACATATATCTCTAATAAAATTGTAGAGCTTGAAAAAATGGCTAAAAATGCAGAGCCTTTATTTAGTGAATTTTCTTCATCTATGGGGAAAGTTAATACCAGCAAGGATACATTATTTTTTCAATTAGAAGAATATGAAAGACTTTCTGCAGATGATGTTAGAATAGCAGCTGATAACATTATTGCCAGTCAGAAAAAAGCTCTTTTAACTAGTTCCTTTTTTGCTGTTTTGGCTATAATATTAGCATTCATTGTTATATTATCATTAAATATTAGTGTTATTAAACCTTTAGATGTCCTTGTAGCAAGGATAAGTAATTTAACAAATGGTGATGGTGATTTAACTAAACGAATAGATATTAAATCAAAAGATGAGTTTGGAGAGCTGGCAGCACATGTTAATTCTTTTATAGAAAATGTGCAGATTATTATTAAAGAAGTAAAAGATGCAACAAATGAAGTTGCTTCAGGTAATAATGAGCTTGCAGCTACAATGGAAGAATTATCAACAACTTTTGATTCTCAGGCTAAACAAATATCTGATATGGTTTTAAGTATGGATACTGTTAGAGATATTTCTAATGAAACATCACAGGCTCTTGATACTAATATGGATATATTAGAAGGTGCAGCAGTAAAAACTCAGTCTGGAGCAGACCAGTTAAATGGTGTGCAGCAGGATATGATGACTATAAAAAATGAAACAGTATCATTGGAAGCTGTTATTTCAGAGCTTGCAGACAGCTCTAACCAGATAGGTGAAATATTAAGTGTTATTAATGATATTGCAAACCAGACAAATCTTCTTGCATTAAATGCAGCAATTGAAGCAGCTCGTGCAGGTGAAGCAGGCAGGGGGTTTGCAGTAGTTGCAGATGAAGTAAGAAAACTTGCAGAAAGAACACAGCATGCTACTGGCAAAATAGAATCTATTATAGGCTCATTGCAGCAGAAATCAAATCTTGCTTCTGTTGAGATGACAAAATCAGTAGAAAGCGTTCAGGCTGGTGTTGATAATATTGGCGAAACTAATGAAGGATTTAAAAGTGCTGTTGAAAGTGTTATGGACTTACACAGAGAAATGAAAACAGTTGCAGAAAGTGTGTCTAACCAATACAGCACAATATTAACAGTTGTTGATAATACTCAGGTAATTGCAGCAGGTATTGAAGAAAGTAATCAGGCAGTAAGTGAAGTTAATAGAACTGTTGCACATTTACAGGAAAGAACAGACGGGTTAAAAATGTTAATAAGTAAATTTAATGTATAG
- a CDS encoding DDE-type integrase/transposase/recombinase: MNKVIITEEMRFRQRLCEYALKKGATKAARKYQVNRMFVYRHLKKYDGTVQSLSFKSRRPRNSPNKHSKEELDLIFNTYAEHGLYGNAEVYVRLLEIGYNRSFGSMCMQIRKKGLKSLNKSKKSYTRYEPITGQYIGDKVQIDIKYVPQECIMFSSYGKKYYQITAIDEYSRMRVLEIVEEKSTFETGKFLDELESKFGFPLKTIQVDNGYEFVNDKEVTNKKSYFEETAEKKGYTIKRIRPYSPWQNGKVERSHREDGKILYANNKFYSKDELIKALKQHEDRYNNTAKTCLNFKSPYEIVIENKLLLDLY, encoded by the coding sequence ATGAATAAAGTGATAATAACAGAAGAAATGCGATTTCGTCAACGGTTATGTGAGTATGCATTAAAAAAAGGAGCAACGAAAGCAGCCCGCAAATATCAAGTGAACCGTATGTTTGTATACAGGCATTTAAAGAAATATGATGGAACAGTTCAGAGTTTATCTTTTAAAAGTCGTAGACCAAGAAACAGTCCAAATAAGCATAGTAAAGAAGAGCTTGATTTAATATTTAACACATATGCCGAGCATGGTTTGTATGGTAATGCGGAGGTATATGTCAGACTTCTAGAAATTGGTTATAATCGTAGTTTTGGCAGTATGTGTATGCAGATAAGGAAGAAAGGCTTAAAGTCATTAAACAAGTCAAAAAAGAGCTATACAAGATATGAACCAATAACAGGTCAGTATATAGGCGACAAGGTTCAGATAGATATAAAATATGTTCCACAGGAATGTATAATGTTTTCCAGCTATGGTAAAAAATATTATCAGATAACAGCGATAGATGAATACAGCAGAATGAGAGTATTAGAAATAGTAGAAGAAAAAAGCACATTTGAAACAGGTAAGTTTTTAGACGAACTGGAAAGTAAATTTGGCTTTCCACTAAAAACAATTCAAGTGGATAATGGCTATGAGTTTGTAAATGATAAGGAAGTTACAAACAAGAAAAGCTATTTTGAAGAGACAGCTGAAAAGAAAGGATATACTATTAAACGAATAAGACCTTATTCACCTTGGCAGAATGGAAAGGTGGAAAGAAGTCATAGAGAGGATGGAAAAATTTTATATGCAAATAATAAATTCTATTCCAAAGATGAATTAATTAAGGCTCTTAAACAGCATGAAGATAGATATAATAATACTGCTAAAACATGCTTAAATTTTAAATCTCCATATGAGATTGTTATTGAAAATAAATTATTGCTTGATTTATATTAA